The genomic window ccatcttttcaaaatatatttctcaggaaggtaaaaaaaattcaagtcaaaGAATAAAACTTTTAGTGCGTCAAAACATAACCAACCCATGGACTCAAACATATGACAACTACAAATAATTGAATTTTCAAGGGAATTAAACTGGACAACTTCAGTTTGTTCATGTTCACCCTTTAAAATTGTATATTTGGTAGTATTGTCATTAGTTTCAGCACTGAGTGTTCTTTTGGTTGCCCCTCGCAAAAATTCATGTTGGAATCTTGTGTAAATTCTTCTAGTGTACACACTAGCAGCATGTTTTAACATCCCACAATCTTCTATGGATATTTTAGGCATTCCTCGAGATTTATAATCCTCGGCTACTTCAATATCTCGCATTTCAGTTGTTCGTTGCTCATAGTGTCTTACAAACTCAGTTATACTCATTGCCTTGCATGTCATTTCTGTGAAGACCCTATTTGTGCTCTCACTTCTTTTAGTTGATTTGGTGTCTGCCGAGAAAATAAAACGGCTAAATGCAGGACACCACTTTTTTCTCAAATCATATAACTTTTGAAGCCAAGTATTACTCGCACAATCCCATTCACTTATCATTTTATACCATACTAAATCAAATTCTGATTCCGAATTGCACCTCCACAAGAGTGTATCAAAATAGTGTCGAAATTCCGACTTAAAGTAAAGCTGGGGTATATTTTCTTGAGCATTTCTATCAATATGCCATTCGCATAGTCGATGACACGTGTTAGGAAAGACCTCTTTAATTGTCAAGGCTATGGAAGGAGCTTGATCGGTAAAAATTGTCTTTGGTGCTTTTCCCTCCATTGCCTACAAAAATGCTTGAAATAACCAAACAAATGAACCACTGGTTTCATTGCATAAGAATGCCTAACCAAAAAAGGTATTTTTCCAGTGGTTGTTCACATAAAGAATGGAGCACAAATCATGTCATATCTATTTGTACGATAAGTAATGTCAAAAATCATCACATCCCTAAAACACTCGTGGTGCAATTTAGATATACTATCTCTCCAAAAAAAATTGCACAACCTAACATCTTCATCAACTCGAAAAGAATAGAAGAAGTTTGAATCCTCTGATTGCAAATGCATAAAATGATTTATCAAAGTTTGAGCATCTCCACTGCTATTCATATTTCTCTTATGTGCTTGAACAAAGTTATGAGCATCTTGTTCAATGAATCCTACCTTTTCAACTCCACCCGCTTCATTCTGAAGATATCGAACAACTTTTTTTGTACGAATACCGACATCAATCATAAAAccaagaatatttttagtagcatTTGTAAGCCTACGACCAGAATGTATGAAATGTTTCAAATTATCTTCTATCATGGGATGACTATGCACATCATTGAATTCACAAACTTCCCATATttcatttgaaattttgaattttatacgAGCCATATAACCATATCTATATTCCAATCTTTGTCGctttctttcttgaaaaggaGAAAGTTTATCCGATTGTCCTtcataagaacaaaaaaataaacatcTTGTTGTCTCTCCTTTTACATTATTAGTCTTTCCTCCCTTTCGAACACCAAAAACTCTTGTCACGACATATGAATTATATGCATTGTATAATTCCTCTTTCGAATTAAATTTCATGCCAATCTCAAAAACAAAGTTCCTGCTAGTGTTACAAATATTAGGCTCGTTAACGCTgaaatctataataataatttttaattataagtatcaaaatttaataaatagacAAACTATagatagtatttatttattagagATCTCTATACTTAAATTACCTTCTTGGGCAGAGGAGTCTTTGCCTTTATCACCATGTGCATCTGTCATTTTTCTATTTCAAGCACAGTCTGCATAAGacaaaatttacaaaaattattttttatgttgacaggATCAATTGACTATGAAGATCATTCAATGAATAATACACAAGATATGGACACAATGAAAAGGAAATATTGAGAAGTGAATGACATATGTTAACATTAGATATTTATATACGAAAATAAGTAATAGCAttacatatgtatataaaataagctgattgtaaaaatataaataataacgaGAGAAGGAAATGAAAGAATAAAGGTCATAGATgaatacatcaaaaatattttttctaagtttTGCTTGAGTGAGAATGCTGTGAGAGCAATGAGTGTAAAACTActtcaaaatttttgttttagttggttTAGATGTAGTAGAAAGAAACTAATTAAGGAGGGAAAAAGGTATTCTCTTTCCCTCCATATTTACTGTACTATATATAATCTTagttttttcctccatttttatgTCATAGTTGTAAGCGGATGTCCATTAATTGACACTTGATGTGGTGGACCccacattaatttttttaaagccAATAAAGTGTGAAAGGATGTgtccaaaatacaaataaaataaatttaaaatgttaGTGGATGGTGGGGTCCATATGCATTCAATATTATCCTTTGAAAGAAGAAATTTCTTCAGAAACCAAACAAACACTTGAAATTTCACGCCTTATTCTTCTTTTTGCTTTTAACTCAAAAGTCTTGTTAAAATCAAAACAGACCCACGCcttgttcttcctttttcttttaactcaaaaaccttgttaaaattaaaatagacccacgtcttgttctttctttttcttttaactgAAAAGTCTTGTTAAAATCAAAACAGACTCACGCcttattcttcctttttctcaGACCCAcgtcttgtttttcctttttcttttaatcaAAAGTCTTGTTAAAATCAAAACAGTTTATGTAgaccaagtcaagaaatttctttaaaattttgatatttaatattagtTAGTGTTGCTGCTGATTCAAAGAAAAACAAATTGAGATTTGAAGACGAAGAGAATATTGGAGAAAACCCCTTTCAATCTAAtgcaaaaaaggatcaaaaattgGGTGAAATCTCCATGGATTTTCTTTTGCTTATTTAATCATCCATGATTTCAGGTATGAagctttcttcattattttttatgagatttttatgtTGTCTAcgcaactaaataaaaaaattataaatacatgataatttaaattttaatagatT from Capsicum annuum cultivar UCD-10X-F1 unplaced genomic scaffold, UCD10Xv1.1 ctg73316, whole genome shotgun sequence includes these protein-coding regions:
- the LOC124894362 gene encoding putative protein FAR1-RELATED SEQUENCE 10, with the translated sequence MTDAHGDKGKDSSAQEDFSVNEPNICNTSRNFVFEIGMKFNSKEELYNAYNSYVVTRVFGVRKGGKTNNVKGETTRCLFFCSYEGQSDKLSPFQERKRQRLEYRYGYMARIKFKISNEIWEVCEFNDVHSHPMIEDNLKHFIHSGRRLTNATKNILGFMIDVGIRTKKVVRYLQNEAGGVEKVGFIEQDAHNFVQAHKRNMNSSGDAQTLINHFMHLQSEDSNFFYSFRVDEDAMEGKAPKTIFTDQAPSIALTIKE